Part of the Chaetodon trifascialis isolate fChaTrf1 chromosome 1, fChaTrf1.hap1, whole genome shotgun sequence genome, TGTTCTGTAAAAATTACCCCTTCATCTTGAGCCGTTACATATACATTGGATATATATAATGTCGGGGTGTCAGGAAATGGTAGAGTGTGATTTATTTGTAAGTGATTGGAAAAACCCTGTCGATAAAAGAAAACAACCTGCTGTCTTTACCTTGCTCCCGTCCGCCGATGTCCTAAAAGGAAGTGAGTTCGTGAACGGATGTACGTACGTGACAAATGGTTGAACGATGGTCTGGCTTTACGACATTTCCATCCTGATTTACGGCACCACCGGTACCACAGGAACGAGTGGAAGGTACGAGTAGAGATTAGCACCCACGACCAGATTCCGTGACACTGAGTAATTCATATAGTATTAAAAGACTGTCGTGCTTTTTGCTAATTTTAAAGCGTACATGTACGGCGCAGCGTTAACCTCATATTGTGGCAGTGAGGTGACTGCTCAGGTTGATACCTACTTTTGTCCGTGCTTTATATGCAACGTTAGCTAGCGACAACAGTTCCTCATCGTGTAGCCTCGGAGCAACTTCTCTGACAGCCTGTCTCTCCACCGATTTATTCGGGTTTCTTATAAACATGCCTATTCAGTTGACAAGCCAGGCTTACTGTAAAATGCTTCTACATGCTGCGAAGTATCCTCACTTCGCCGTGAATGGTTTGCTGGTGGCAGAAAAAAccaaggacagaaagaaagacagtcCCAGTGAACCGGTGCTGTGTGTGGACTGCGTGCCGCTGTTTCACGGCACTCTGGCTTTGGCACCGATGCTAGAAGTAGCTTTAACGCTGGTAAGTAGCCGTCAAGTAACATGTGCACTCAGTTTATTGGGCACACCTAGCTTAGATTAATGCAGTCTAAATGGCACCTCAAGCCACTGCTTTCAAGACATGAAGAAATAATACAGTTTGATCAACAGCTCTCTGAAGCAGGTTTGCAGGCTAGTCCTGTGTTACATTAATTTTAACTATGTGAGCTTAATAAATAGGAATCTAAGCCTTGTTCCTTGTCTTATTTTTGCTTgttgaaaatgaattcagtctgacctctgctgtctttttgtCCTTTCCTGTCGGCCTCATGACTCCTGTTCCTGTCAGATCGATACTTGGtgtaaagaaaataattatGTCATTGCCGCTTATTATCAAGCCAATGAACGCACAAAGGATTCAAGGTACGGACAACCTGATGGACAGTGACACCTCCCTGTTTCAACCAGTCTGGACTCTAATGCACTCCATGTTTGGTCCTGTCTCTTGCAGACCCAACCAAGTTGCAGAGAAGGTGGCTGCCAGGATTTCTGAGAACTTCAGCGAAGCAGCAATTGTTATGGTAATACTAAATCATTCGGCATGTGAGAATGGACTGTTCTGCTGTAAATGAAGTGCTGACTGCCTGATTTTCCAAAGCGTGTGGTGCATTTTTAGTTGAACAAGTGTGCTCATCAGTCATGTGAGTTTATTATGTTCTTGTATTGATTAGGCTGCTGTTAATCAGCAGTATCTCAAGTTTGGGATGTCTGTGCTTCCCACGGGCACATGCACCAGTCCTCAAGACTTCTCCAAACCGCCTGTGCTTTTCAACTATGTCGCCATTCAATGCTAATATTATTTTGAGGAAAGGCAACAATAGTTTCACTTTGATTGGAAACTTACATAAAGCACATTTCTGTAAATTATATGTTAATAATCAAGAGACAAAATTAATGCAACTGGCTGCCTGGAAGGTGAtagaaaaaaattgaaaatgttaTAATATGCTTCAAAAATGGTTATCAGCATTGTAATGTATACAGAAGAGGTAGTTATTTCCCTAAAACCTGCAATACACTGGTCTGGTCCTGTAAAGCTATACTTAATAGATGTGCTATAATTACCTCGAATCTCACAGCATCATAGCTGCCACTAAATCCcctgtcatttttgtttttttcccctcaggtGGACAACGGTAGATTAACAATGAGCTGCTTTGAGCCCATTGTGCTCATCTATGATCATCATGAAAACAAGTGGAAAAGCAGAGAAGTAACTTCGTAAGTGTCTCTGTGCTAAGAACTGTTTCTCTGCAAGACTCATTAACTTACAATGTCGGAAGACTACAAAAGACAGAACTTTGTGTTGAtatgtttccagtgttttttgccaaactgatgtttttgtctgtcttcagtgACTGTTTCGAGGACTGGGGTGAAGCACAGAAGATCACATCTGCTCTGCTCGAGAGCAGGTCCTACGAGAACTTGATTGACTTTGACAACCACTTGGATGATCTAAGGAATGACTGGACCAACCCTGTGATCAACAAGTCCGTCCTGGATCTGTGCTAAGACTCTCAGTCAGGAGGACCctggacatgcacacacaaatattgcTGTCATTTCAGCATGCATGATGCTACTCATCATGTAGCACGGCAGTACAACAGTGCTGAACGCATTGTCTTTGTTCATCAAAAGGCCCCTGTACTGACGGGAACTTGCGGAGCACCGACCAGTTAGGCCAAAATCTGTCAAGGGCAAGCGCCATAGGTGCACCGTTGGCATGTGTCCACCTTTACAAGGTGATGCTGAGGTGATGAAGGCAGTTATGTTTTTGAATGCAACTTAAATGTCCTTTTTTCTGCAGTGGTTTGTGTTTATTCCTAGTTGTGTGTATTATGCTAAATTCTAGAGTATTTGATCTATTTTTGCTCTTAAATTTACGGCCAGTAGCCATAAACAGATCACGTCCTAAATTATTAAAAATTGTAGGTGACGATTCTACTACTGagatattaaaaaatatatatgttctTTATAAAATTTCTAATTTGTTTTAAGCCCTGAAACAAAATTCACACGTAGAACTGCTGTCTGAAGATGTTTGTGAgcagtttgattaaaaaacagaGCATTTAGATGAGAGACAGGCATCTTAAAGTCTCATCAGACTGTGTCCTTCTGCAGCAATAACAATGTGAGGATTGACTCAAGAGCTTTGACTTTAAATAATTCGtgctcacacaaacatttcttcaATGCACGTGTGCTGTCATTGTGACTGGTGCATTTCAGAATGTCAAGATTTCTTCAGAAATGCGATGCACTGACTCAAATCACAGGAATGTGtgaattttgttttgtgttggatATCTTATTTTAAGAATTAGGTAACAGTATGTATTTATACTGAAATGACCACTCTAAATCCTACTATTGAATAAGCAATGTTAAACAATGTAAATTCTTAATTAATGATATAGATCTGTTTGTATTTAAGTTAGATTTCATGTAAGAGCTAATTACTTAAATAATCGTGTGGACAGAACATTTtttacaaagattttctgaacTGAATGTACAATGAACCCGACTTTTGAAATTATCCAAGTCTTTCTCAGACTCGTCATTTGGTAAATTACTTTGCCATGCGTCCTTCACCACTGCCTCAACAGGTTAGAAAAGGTTGATAAAAGTTTGTCATGTATCagcttcagagctgcagcttttttATGTCAGTTTGCCTGACAGTTTctaataaaaatgtgtgtaacaTAACTAAtgtagaaatacagaaaaagacTGTCAATAGAGAAATACAGTACTTTATTAATCCTATGAGGAAATTGTATCATTACTGCAGTCACAGCAACTGCTCATTGTGAAACATCTCCAGACATGTAAGATGTATATAAAATACTCTACTTTGAATAATAGTTTGTGTCTGATCTGCTTTTTCCACAAAGAAGTTCGATTATCTtgttaaaatctttaaaattaCATCCGCTCTGTCATTTAAGACTCCAGAGTGTATgaacatgtatttatttttaacttacaaaaactgaagtaTCCACTGAACAGTCcattctcagtgtgtgtgcagtgcttcaagtttccacatcTCTCTTGTCTGAGTTGAATATTGGTTCAAGACTGACAGAAAGAATTTAAATCTAATCTCCTAATAAAATAATGGAGTTTACAAACTAAAGATGTTTATCCACTTCCTAACAGAATTAAGTGTTCTGGATGTCATGTTCTGCCATGCCCTTACACAGAAGTGATGAATCACAGAGCATGTCGTTAAAATATCCAGGAAACTATGGCGGCCGTTCCTCTCTTAATGTTTTCTCTTGGCTGGCCTTCTGCACCTTCCTTGTATGCCTTCAATTTATCATACGGGCCACCATCTCTAATCTGTCGTAGACTTTGCCCTGAAAAATTCCACAtgcttctttctgtcttgcCTCACTGCGTTTTATCTCCCAGATGACAATCCTTCACACCTTCAGTATGATCTTACTATCATTTGCAGTAGGtttactgcacagacagacactttgGCTCCTTTGAGAAGCTGTCTGATCATGTAGTCATGACTACAGAACCGGGAGAAAGTGATGCGCTCATTTTTCAGCCACTGCCGGTGCTGACTCCCATCAGCCACTTACAGAAATATAAATTATTAGTTAAGAGTCCTCATAAGACCACCAAAAGTTTCTGCGGAATCAAGCCTCcttcaaatgattattttcattatgattACTTTGCAGACTGTTTCCAAATTAAATTTGTTCTAGAAAACCTCACAAAATAGTATAAATAATATGTAACATTATGAATACATTTTGCTAATAATACTTGTGTGCCTTTACTAAAGTCAAAttgtgaatgcaggactttgtaATAATGAAAGTATTTTTTGAGTGAGTTGTAACTTCTACTTCATGAAACATTCTGAATACTTTAACTACATAGTACATGGCGTGTGCTGGCTAACTTTATCAAATCCTATCAAAGTAAAACATACAATAAATACTGCAAACTAGATTAAAGCAGATATCACGAGTatggaaatgacaggaaaaaaaactctcattGCTGTTATGCTATGTTACTCATTGCGACTATTAGCCTCCTGTGTATTACCTGGTGAATACTGCCACCTAGTGGCACTAAATGGCAACTGTTGTCGCTGTCACATGACCCACTTTTTCTTTCCGGCCCGGAAGTCCCTGGCCAACAAAGCAACAACGTTAAGGATTGGTCTGTGTCGTCACGGCCAAGCGACCCCTGACGAGTCGGCAAACAGCCCTCAAACTGCAATTTCTGTAACGTCTCAGATACGACAGGTGCGCGggattacacacaaacagacagcgTTAACGTGAACCCGGCACCAAGTGCTCCCCATAACATTACGTCTTCTGTTGATGACGAGTTTGACTCATCCCGCGTGGTGCTCGTAGGTTCATGCTGCGTGCGGCGCGGGAAAAGTGAGCAGTTTATATGTGAGGGTAAAGtttttggaaataaaataatCCAGCCAAACACACAACTATGGATCCGTCGGAGGTAGAGTTCCTCGCCGAGAAAGAAATGGTGAAGATAATCCCAAATTTCAGTCTGGACAAAGTGTATTTGATCGGGGTAAGTAACTTTAACTCGGTTAATCTAGTCAAGACGGTATTTTACACGGTTAAACGGCTAAGCTTTGGCTAAATACCGATAACTCGCACAGCGTTAGCCACTTTAGCTCAACAGTTGACGTTAGCGTTTGCCAAACCGCGCAGTGCGATGTTGAATCGTCATCCACTGAGACCTGAAGTTTCCACTCTCTGTGTGTTCTCAATAGCGTTAGTGTAACATCAGTACATTAAGCAAATCACCAGCTGTGATCTACACAACACTCACGTTTATGTGTCAGTCGAGATGGGAATCGGGCGGCGCCACCTGCAGCGTTTTCTCAGATGAAATCCGTCTGTCCTCAGGGCGACCTGGGTCCCTTCAACCCCGGACTGCCTGTTGATGTTCCCGTGTGGCTGGCCCTGAACCTCAAACAGAGGCAGAAGTGCAGAATTGTTCCTCCTGTCTGGATGGATGTTGGTGAGAGAGACCGTGCATGCAGGtctttgacatgttttcaagGTGATAATTGACTAGTTGTAGAACTGAGTTGAATCACTTCAACCCATTTCAACAAAATTCAGCCTAATATATCAGGTATCATTGGAAACTTTTGGATCCCTCCTAGAATTTGTAGTAAATGTGTCTTTGAGTAATAATTACATGCAGCATGTCCTTATGTCACTCATCTGTGGTCTTACAGAATTTCAAGATATTAAACCTTCATGATTTCAGaacaaaaaccaacaatgcaGTCAGCGAAAACCTTTCAAATCTTCAGCAGAAGTTGCTGCCAATACTGGAATGGGAACTATCATGACTGGCACATCtcagacatgctaacatttatgCTGATTACTTCCTCTTGGTTCattaaatgactgttttgaCTGGCCTGCTGTGgatacactgcagacaaacTGGAGGAGATGCGAGAcctggagaggaaagaggatgCCTTTACGCCTGTCCCCAGTCCTTATTACATGGAGCTGACCAAGCTGCTGCTGAACTAGTGAGTCATATATGTTGAAGTAACTCCCATGCAGAAATATGTGGCTTTCTGTCTTAGCTCATGGTGTTTCTACTAATTAAACAGTTAGTacgtgtcactgtgtgtgtgcctctagTGCTTCTGACAACATCCCTAAAGCAGATGAGATCCGCACGCTGGTCAAAGACATCTGGGACACACGCGTTGCCAAACTCCGCCTCTCCGCCGACAGCTTCATCAGTCAGATGGAGGCTCATGCCAAGgtacacaattaaaacagatcAGAGGATAAAGCATTTAACCACACAGCCTATCTACCCATGTAGGAGCATCAAGGAAAAATGCCCAGAATGCACCAAAATCAGACAGgcaacacaaaaaaagaaggaaacCGTGTTGCTGCCAGAATGCGACGCAGCCGTTAGTCAGTTATTTCAAATGGCCACTGGAGTTTGTGttgaaattaaaggaaaatgtaaATGCCGTGGAGTTATTTTCGTGCATCAACGAGCATCTTCAAGTGATGGAAAGCTCTGCACATTCATTAGGTCAAGTTGAACCTCGGAGGCGCCTTGATTGTTTCTTAATCAACAGGATTAACAGCCATGGTCGCAGTTTGGACTTAACTGGGATTATCCATTTATCCCCTCATCTCAGggctctgctgcttcctgtttgactGTCATATTAAGATCCAGCAGATACGAGCATAAATCCAGAGCCGTCTTGAGAGAAGGATGTTATTTTGACtcgtttcctgtctgtctctgcttcctcccctCTGTAGCTGGACAACCTGACGCTGATGGAGATCAACACCATACGAGCGTTCCTTCTGGACTCTCTCAACTGCATGTACAAGCTACGCTCCAATCTACAGCCCGGTTCAAGCAAAGGACAGTTATCAGACTATTGACCCATAAGATCCAGACCATCATGTCCTGAGAATTTGGGAGGACTGCAGTTAAAGCCTTGGACTGAGGTACTGAACTCACCAGGCCCTTTGTTCCCCAAAAGACTTTTCTCAGAAATAGAATCTGAGATTTCTGTAGACATCTGACTGAAGCAGAGTTTTACTCAGACTTTTTAAGGGCTTGTGGTATTTTTGGGGAGACCTGCATTAATGCGAACACATGAAAAGCATGCAGGCTGCACACGGATCTGCTCTCTGAAATATGTGCATTTATTTAACTTAAGATGCTCACTGTATTGTCATTGTCAACGGccatatttttttctcaaatgacaaaataaatgtttttgtacGTAAGTCTGCTTTTTTCTAATCGACCCTACAATTACAGATGTTGAACGACTGTGCTGAATAATCAccattgtgtttgtttcctgtgtgtttaaTACTTTCTCTGCCTATCTCAGAGCGTTCCAGGTGAGTTGTGTTTTGCAGGTTTGCTGCACTGATTGAGGTTCGCCTGCAAATCTGTAGCCGAAGAAAGTATTTGCAAACGCTTCCCTGGCGTcaggcatgcacacatataTGTCATACAGCTTTAAAGAGAAGTGACTGGTTGACCCACTCTTTGCCAGGATGAGCTCAGGAACATCAGCCCTCTTTCCTCTTTTACGACATGATTTTAGTAACTTCCTGCCTACCAGCACCCACAAACAGACAAAGGttgatatttaacatttttgaaatattttatttcttttttgtctgaaaTCACAGCCATATATTCATAAATACCTAATTACTACATTCAACAAAGAATATATTACATTACAATGAATTCAAACaagtacattttaaaaacaggatTTCACAGCATCTAGACATCCTCCACTGAGTAATGGGGCTATTGCATGGGCGTGCGTGGGTTGGAGACACAGGGAGGCTGGGTAAGGGGCTCACTGTACTGCGCCTTCCTCCCCACGTCATTGGCGGCTTACCTCAGCATGCGTAGTCCTGATCCTCTGAACTGGCttgggcctcatttataaaatgGTCTCATGGATTTGGATAAAGGAATTCGGTGTCGGTTCTTGacatgcacatatttgaaaGGTGTGAGACACGGAGTCGACGCTTCAATGTAAAATCCCTGATCACTGATGTTCTGTGTAGAATGTCCCATCGTGTACTGCAACTCATTCACATGCTCCCAAATTCTTGAGGCACTTGTAATTAATATACGGCGTGTAGGGGGTTGTTGTGCTtcgtttttatttttccacttttttcaaTAAATGAACTTTACGCACATTTTCAaagtttattacatttttgaaatACTGACA contains:
- the emc8 gene encoding ER membrane protein complex subunit 8 — its product is MPIQLTSQAYCKMLLHAAKYPHFAVNGLLVAEKTKDRKKDSPSEPVLCVDCVPLFHGTLALAPMLEVALTLIDTWCKENNYVIAAYYQANERTKDSRPNQVAEKVAARISENFSEAAIVMVDNGRLTMSCFEPIVLIYDHHENKWKSREVTSDCFEDWGEAQKITSALLESRSYENLIDFDNHLDDLRNDWTNPVINKSVLDLC
- the gins2 gene encoding DNA replication complex GINS protein PSF2; amino-acid sequence: MDPSEVEFLAEKEMVKIIPNFSLDKVYLIGGDLGPFNPGLPVDVPVWLALNLKQRQKCRIVPPVWMDVDKLEEMRDLERKEDAFTPVPSPYYMELTKLLLNYASDNIPKADEIRTLVKDIWDTRVAKLRLSADSFISQMEAHAKLDNLTLMEINTIRAFLLDSLNCMYKLRSNLQPGSSKGQLSDY